TGGTGAGgcaattaaaattataatagtGGGCATCCCTACGTTTGGGTATTCAGTCGTGATGGAAACTCAATGCTGAACTCTTCCAATTAGTTTGGCTAATTAAAGGTGTTGAAATTTCCCCATGagtttaattaatataaattggTGCATATAGTGCCCCCACATTTATTCTCTTATTTGCGTCTGCCTATGTTAACAATCTTCTCATTTATTGATTGAAATTTTAACTATGTTAGTTGACTCGTTAAATAATTTCTAAGTTGGTTGATTTTTGTAAAGTTGAAATTTAAAGACATGCTTAGAAATATATGGTTTTAATCGTTGAATAAtattgcaaaattaataaaaacaattgaaaaagtAGAACGAGAATGTTCAAAGTAAAAAAGTGATAACATCCTCCTATATAGTATGCTTCTTAATACTGATTACAGTTGATGCAGAAAGACGAAAAATAAGGTTGAGATGTCCCCAGAGGATACCAGATTTCCATTTATTTAAggcccaaaagaaaagaaacttcgATTCCTAAATTAAGACCATTTTACACCAGTGACAAGCCCTTTCACATTTGGCAACCCATACACAAGACGTAGaattaaatttgattcaacaccCATAAATCAACCAAAAGGTTATAAGACAATTTTGAAGTTGTTAGATTAACCGCAATTAGGTATCCAACAATAACTCGTCATTCATGACAGTTAAACTTgagattttgtaattttaagtGGAGATAAATATTAATAATCCGTAGTGCCAATGATATAATTAGAAACTATTTAACTGAGATTTTATCAGAAACTATTACCCAATACAAAAggttataaaatttaattcatatATATTTCCAAAGTGTTTCTCCAGAATCTGAGTCAATGAACCAATAATACAAAGGGTAAAAAAGAATGCATCAATATGATATACAAATTGTATAGACAAACAAATCAACTTTCcatcctcttttttctttctccaacAAGTAAGTTGCCACTGAAATCTTTCTCAACACCAACTTAGTTGAACCTGAACGACAAAAATCTAAAGAAAAGCCGAAGGAGAACACAGATAAATAGTTGAATTAAGAGATTATTCTTTTACTCGGCAAGTCCCTAAAGATAAAAAGGGGGCTGGCTGTGGCACTCAACTAAAACTTAGCCACCGATACTGTCTACATATATAGGTATAGTCTACTGTATATTATGAACTTCCTTTGGGTTTGTTCTAAAGCTACCCATAAGAGTAAGAGGGAGGGTCTTAAATGTAACCCTGTacatattttcctttttctatctCACTAGTCACGTGATGTGTGAGATGTGAGACTGAGTAAGACAGAAAGTGAGATGTATCTTCGGTTACACCTAAATTTTTCTGAAGAGAGGTACTTATGTGCCTAAAATAAAAGCCTGTATTTCAGCCCAACTAGACACTGTATAAAGAATTCCAGACATTGGTTTCCAATTAGAGGAACAATCTTCAGCAAGTTCTCTCTGCCTCTTCACCAAGCCAGAAAACAATGGGACAAAGGAAACACCAAAGTGATCACCTAGTCTCCTCAAGGATGAACTTGATCCAATCACAATACCTATATCTGCCTCAAGAAGGCAAAGCAAGTCACCCACTGAGCCTCCAATGTAAACTGTCAAGTGCTTGCCTTCACTCTTTCGGTCGATTAGGATGTCGTTGAAGGCTTGAAGTTTTTCCGTGGGAGACTCCATCTTCTTCACAATTTCGCCGGTTGTAACAGATTCTTCATAGACTAGCTCATTTGAATGTACATTCAAGACATTCAGATCTCCTGTACAATAAAATTTCGACATTTAGTAAATCCTAACACACTTTTTTTACAAGACGATATCCTATTCTAAATTACTCGAATTTAAGTTGAAGGGAACTTAAACGTGGGTGTAAGGGCTGGCGGACACACAGCCCTGGCAAACGGGGCCTAACCCACATGTGCACATTCCTAACACACTTGAAATATATAATGTATTCCAAGTAACATACCTGAAGAAAAAGCTGATACAATTAGGTCATTGCACCAGCAGTATGAAAGTACATGAACATCAGCTTtcagattttcatttttcacaatCTTTTGAAAGAAGCTTCTGCAACCATCCTGAATGAGACTCAGGCCAGCCCTTTTTATATCCTCCACATTCAAACCCTTCAGTACTCCGGACTCAACCACCCTTTCGTTTGCCTTTCTCTCAAACTCCGCGAGTTGTTCAAGCGCGTTACATAGACCTTCGTAATCAAATTCTTCCACTGCAAAATTTAAGGAACACAATGTTTAACTTCATGCTATTTTTTCAAACAATAATTTACGAACACCGAAATTTCACGATGAGAATAAAATCAAAATGCAGTCCAAATAATTAGTTAAGACCAAACCTTTATTACTGGCCAAAATGCTTTCGACAGATTGTTCAAATTCTTCAGTATATTGGGTGGATAGGACATCCCAAGTGCTCCTCAAGTCTGCAGAAGACATCCGAGCGAGTTGCGTTTGATCAGATCCATCAATATCAGCCTTTGGTGCTGTTATGATTGCAATCTCAGCCAGTATGGCAGCAGAGTCAAATGCAGTGCATGCCAAATCAAAATCACATAGGATCGTAAGATGGCATTCGTCGAACTCATACATCCGAGATAGAGGGACTACAGATTGCTGATCAGAAATTGGTTGATTAACAACATTATCTACTAGAAGTTTCATTGCTTGGTGATAGAGATTCTCTATAATTTCAAGCTCCTCACTAGTCAAGCAAATGCTAAGTCTGTCTAGCATGTCTTCATTTTGCAAAGCTGTTTCCTGAGATAAAAGCTTGGtcattaaaaacttaaaacaaaagggTATGAGAAACAGATTTGATTTTAATAAGACGAACCTCGAGAATTTGAGACGAATAGGTGTCTATCCACGTTCTGTATATGTGAGATTCATAATCATCAGAATTTAGAAATCCCTGAATCTCAGTACTAATGAAGGCATAGAGTCTGATACAAGGAGCCAGAGCAGCAAGTGTGTAAGCAGCAACTTTGGTCTTTTCAAAAGGGGTTGCAATTTTACCCGGAGCCGATCTTTCTCCCTCAATTTTTCCTGATGCTGTTGCAAGCAAGAAATCTGTGTATTTGTTCATTGCAATGTCGTTAGAAGCGCCTTCATCCGCGGGCTCAAATCCACATTCCTACATATTATGTTCATTTCAGACTTTTAAGTACTGAAACCAGAATTAACACGCATAAATTTTTTAGCATGTCTGTCACACCGCTACTAACATGAATACAAGTTGAAGCTAATTCAAAGAGGTCAGACATTGTATACTGGTGCCAAGAGACAATTATACACAGAATATTAAATGATGATATGGAGATTGTTTACATGAATACGATGCAGTCGTGGATTAGGCTAGTTGGATAGAAGTGTGCACCTCGTGCACTCGAGTGATCCCTCTTGATTAATTATTGCAAGGAGGCAATACTACTATTAGTTATTCCCCTTGATTTATTCCCATCGATTAAGCTGATAATATATAATGATGAACATCATGATTCACGCAGCCACAATTTGCAggataatattaaaaataagtcttccttttattattattattattctttttttttaatttttttatccaTTTCTGGAATCAAGTAATCAACCAGTGTGATAACTATttgatgaaaaatcaaaattgataTGATGAACTAAGGCTGAAGAGACTAATTGTCCACTAATTACGGAAACAAAACAGAgtcttaattaataatccatcCCAATTTTTTTCCATAATATCCGTCATTAGGACAGTTTTCTCGGAATCCAAACAGATTTTAAGAAAACTATCTGGATTATAATTATACACATTACATGATGACatgtaaattaacaaaaagaaaaacaaaggggGAAGGAATCTTTGAATATTTACTTGGACAAAAGTGTCGTGCGTTTGAAGCCTGCGGATTACACGTTTCCTCAAATCGCGTATGCCATTTTTGTCGTCGTCGTCATCTGCACAATCCTCCGCCAATTCATACCTgacaaacagaaaacaaaaaaccaattatTCACTGCATGTATATTTCTATGTGTGTAAAGAGATTAGGGAGGAGGATGATCGAGGTTGATCGAATATCCGACGTACGCGAGAGCGAAGGCTTTGAGAAAATGGAGGTCTTGAGAGATGAAATGGCGGAAGGTGGTCGGAGAGTGGAGAGTAGAAGAGGCCAACCGCACAAAGAAAGGACTGTACAAAGCGAAAACGGAGTATGCCTTTCTGAACTTTGCCCACAAACGCCGTGCTAGGCTTATTTCTTCGTCCACGGCCATAATCTCCAACGGCAATAGCGAGGGCAATAGAGAGTTAGGGAATCAATATTTCTAAGACTTCTTCTACGTACGATTTGGACTGAGcaacaaataatattaatagAGACGACGAAGGAGAGAGACGGAgggagaaaaaaagagagaatggtTTGGTGGATTTTTGGAGTTATTGTTGTCCGATCGTTGAAGTTTGATTGTCTTTGTGGATATATTGGTAATATTTATAGGGTCCATCGTCAGTCCAATATTGCGGGGGACATAAGCTATGCAGGGGCAGAGTCTTAGCCGCCGGGTCAACTTAGCAACAAACATGCACCTTCTTGGCTTCATCCCTTGCGTCATGATCCTTTTTCCCACCCACCTAGTTACATTTCACCCCTTCTAACATCCTTCTGTCGTTATCCCTTACAAAAGTCACACTTTTTAAGTTTTGAGGAAAACTTTAACATGACTGTTTAATTAGAATAATTCTGGATGAGaccaaaatacataaaatgtTATACTTTTCTGAAGATGGCTTATCAACTACGTGATTAGACTGTCGTACTGATTTTTTTGTCTTCCCTTTTATTGGATCACAAGTTATGATGCGTGTAATATTTCATTTATTTCGTCTGGTAACGGATGTATCATCAACAAATGATTTAATTTAACTAGTGTTGCCCTTTATCAATGAATCGATTGACGGTCTAAATTTTTCATATGCAGACGATAACTTTACCAATTATCTCGTCACAACTTAAAAGAAAGGTACTGCTTCAGTATATActagagaaaaaaattataggCATAGATAATTTATCCATTTTGTACGACCAGTAATAGTGAAGCTTTTCGTAAGCAGCCTAAAGTTACTATATATGGCTATAAATACTGTAAAGGCTGCAACTTGTATAGGCAGTAGTGCTCTCCATGATCATAAGTTGGGGTGACAATCCAACAACAAATCCAACTGCAtactttatatttttctttcaactcaACTGCATATTATAGTCATAATGTTGGTGGATTTTGCTTTTTAATGTAGTTCAGAGTGCACCGCCGCTGGGTTCCTTTTTGCTCGTTACGCCGAGATTTCGTCTCCCAAAAGCAAAATCAGTATACATGCTTTTGCTAGCTATACGCGGTATTCCTCGTTGCCACCTGACTTTGACTAGTCCAAAAGGGGAATGGACTCAACTAATTTAGAGACCGGGAGAGACCCTATTACTATTAGTAAGTTATGGTTCATGATCACATGATGAACAAATCAAAATTGATCTTTTCATTAAATTTCAACAGTTGGAGGGAGCACTATGGCTTATTGCCGAGAGACTCGATCATTTGGTTGGTATTTGACTTTGGAAGAGTCGGCTACATATGGTCATGGTTGTGAGAAATGAAAATGTCATCAACTTACTTTGTTTGGTAactttggtttttaatttttagtttgtattGATATAGAATGGTGGAAGGGATACTTAAGAAATGTCTATCGAACggtatttaaaatgaaaactaaaactcGTAAATTGAAGGAATTTTTTGAaaccttattttcactttcaaGATACATGATCTCCTTAGGATAAAGTAATCTCTTTTGATATGAGAAGAAGTGAGGATAAAAATGAATGAGTACGAATAAATTACCGTCCTCAATTATCATACCTTATTTTTTAAGTATCGCGTACCAAAAACTAATAAGGCTCACCTTCTTTATCATTCATTCTATTGTTGATAAACACATAATACGCCCTTAATTTTTCCATCCTTCCTTCCACGACCCTTTCCAATATCCTTTTTCATGGTTTTTAAGTGACCCCACCTGTGCCACATCAAAAGACTTTTTAACacattttttggaaaaaaaaggaCCAAATTGAGACATGAAGTTAGACGATTGAGGGATTAAGTGgcatatttaatattttaggttttaggaGTAAAATGAAACTAAAGTTTGAATTCATGAGGGCATCAGCAATGTTTAAGCCTGAAAAAACATaacgaaaaaggaaaaaggaagtaGTTGCTAACTTGCCACACGAGTATACGGTGCATAATGACATGAATAATATAATGTTGTCGGGACTTGGCTTAAAATTGGCCTATCATTCTGGAAAAAAAGGCAACGTGTTAAACGCGTTTAGGCCTTTCTGGAGGTCCTTCCCATAGTCTTCTAGTATTCTGCATTTTGTTGACGCTGCAAATATATGAATTCCAAATTGTTCACTCCATTTGGAACGGAACTGAACATTCTTTTGTCACTGTACATGTTCAAGACGTTCAACAAACATATAAATTAACGTGACTCAATTTACATGTTGAAAACCCCCACAGACGTCCTTTCGTTTTCAGTTTCCTTAATTTGTTTTCACTTATTGCAGAAACTAAAGTATTCAAAAGTCGTGGGAGATTGGAAAAAAGAGTCGTAGACGACACACAATATATCATGATTAAGCTGGCTATATATGATTCGTCTTATTGTTGTTTGTCAAAATATAtgattcatcttcttttttttttgtcagaatATAtgattcatcttttttttttgtcaaaatatatgATTCGTTTATTAGCTCTTTAACAAGTGGCAAGGCATGTAAATCATGATTTGGGTGATGATATCATATAGGATGATATGATATCGCATTTATccaaaattatataaaactcAACACTAATTAGATGGGATTTCAATCATTAAGCTAATGATAGTATTATGATGGTTGATTTGTGGACTTTAAGTTGATGCTTTAGCTAAATCTTCATTTTTACGGGACGGCGTTTGAGCTAAAGAAATTTGTTACTCAcgattttatttgatttagtaTTCATTCATTTGAGTTAGCTTATCACATATTTCTATCCCATCTTATTACCATATAATCTGATATGTAATATGTTTAACCAAATatttaatgaaataaaatttattaaCTGAGGTAACATTTATATGTCAGTTACGAAGTTAAAAAATAGGCTAGAACACTACGAGTTCTTGTATGTATCAAATATGCCACAACATCTGTCTATCATACCattttttaaatgccatgtgTCAATTTTACATCATTTTTCTATAATTTGaagtaaaacaaaattaagaaaaaaaaataaaaattttaagaaaaaaaatgaaaaaagagagagaccTAGCAACAAACCCATATATCCTCCCCGACCTCTCCCACTACTTACTTGCCATGGCCGCCATTACAATTTCAACATTTCGCATTAAAGATTTGggaaatttgaagttttttttaggAAATGAAGTCTCACGCTCAAAAGACAAGGTATCAACATTTCGCAAAAGAAATATGCACTTGAGATACTCAAGGACCACGGTTTCCTGGTGCAAGGCCGGTGGAATTCCTAATATAGGAAACCAAACTATCCGACAAAGATGAGTTGCTCAAGGATCCAGCACAATTGCCGGCATTTAGTAGCTAGGTCGattaatttagagaattttaacgaaaaacttctggtactgttcattttaacgaaaaaccatatttttacactaaaaaatcaatactgatactattcactcaccttactctttattttgtcattatcgttaaaactcaaaattttcaagtcattttcattagttttcctattaatTTACCTTACTATCACTCGTACGAACATCACATATTCAGGGCATATTcttagtcaatttatgcatgagCCGCGGTTACCTCACATGGATGTCGCCCTCCAGATTGTTTGATATCTCAAGGCCACTCTGGGCCAAGGTTTGCTTTTTCCATCAAACAATAAATTGAACTTGGTTGCTTTTTGAGACTCGGATTGGGCTAAGTGTCCTGTAATTCGTTGTTCTACTATtggatattttgttttcttggggAGTTCATTGATCTCTTAGTggaaaaagaggaaaataaCCATTTCATTATACTCCGCTGAATCCGAATATAGGTGTCCATGGCGGTACTTGTTATGAGATTAATTGGCTACGATTTTTTTTGGAGGACCTACAGTTACCTCATTCAGGTTCATCACTTTTATATAATGATAATCAAGGGTGTTTGTATATAGCAGCAAATCAAGTTTTTTTATGAAAGAACTTGACACATTGAAATGGATGCCACACGACCTAGGACCGTTGTAGGATCCTAATCTTCAACACGCGTCCTCACGAGTGACCCCACATGGGGTCACAAGGAAAACTAATTTCCACATCGAGAATTGGTCAAGTTATGATGTCAAAGCTAACACAACTTGTCAAGAACTCGGTCATCGTTTAGGGACTAGAAATAAAACAACTTTTCGAGGGCTCATTCAGTCAATATCCTTAAGCTAGAGCTAGCGCAACTTTTCGAAAGTCCAACTTAAGAAGATAAATTCGAGCCCAGTAAATCAGGTGTAGGACATAGCGAAATAATGACTTATTTCTAGCTAGTTATGCTTCTTGGAACTcgattttaatctcactttgctCTCTGTAACTCAAAAATCATCACTTTACTCTCTGAAACTCAAAGTTCACTCCATTTCCCCCCTAGAATTTAAATTGATTCCATTTTGCCCCTGAAACTTGAAAGTCGtctctataaaactcaaaatttgctcCACAATACTCTTAgatttgttaatttcttatgtgtGTTTGATTTGGGTGTGTCAtgcttatcatttttttttcatctcttcaatttcttttaaacttaatattctcTAATTGTTGAATGTTAACATATAAtagagatttataatcaaatttattgcacatgTGACAACCTTATTGGGCGTTGACTCTCACAAATGTTTTCGGAAGCCACCTATAAATTTCAAGGAAAAGAGAGAGTTCacaaatcaaaatgaaataaattttgagtttcagggaGCAAAGTGAAGATTTTTGAGTTACATGGGGTAAAATGcgatcaaaataaaatttcagaAACGTGGCTAAAAATAAGACCGAAAGATTGCTATGCCCATGGTGGCAACGTCAGGAACACGATGATTgctatgtttttttcttttatttttatttttatcgtgATTATTTTTGTTTAGCTAATTTTAAATTATAGAAAAACACATAAAAGTCCTGCATGAATcacattatattttcttttatattttgtaccAATCTGATCCAAAACAAAAGTTTAATACATACTTTATTTTCTTACTCAAATATCACTGTCTTGTTGAGATatgagatgtttttttttttttttttgttttgttttgtcatgagGTCGATCTACATAAAACCAAAACAGAGTTATGAGAAACTGTATCATAAAAACTCAAACatcaattcaaattgaaaaGCTCGATTATCTGAACTGAACCAAAATTGTCTTATTTAGTTCGTTACAATTTGGAAAAATCATTGGTAATATGCTAGGTTTGGTTAACGGTATATATTCTAAAGTTTAAAGGCTTTTTCTAACAGAATCGTTAAATTATTTAACCTAATAAAATTTAACCGCTCTTATTCAGACGTATAACTTGTGCGTTTTTAATTTGCATTGAAAAATTGTCACTAGGGCCGAATTAATTGAGATGGATTGTATAAGTAGCAATATTGGCCTGTTTGACCTTGGACTTTGCATCTTGGTCCATGAATACTTGAGTGAACCGCTGTTGGGCTTGGATCCAAAGCGGAATAGCAGGCGACGTGTCCAATTGCAGTGATTTGCCACGCATTCATAGACCCTGATGCAAAGTCACAACATACCAGAATTTACTCAATCTAGCAAGTTAAAAACTTGAAAGtgctaatctctctctctctctctctctctctctccacagtATATCCACCAATCATTTGAAAAGCTAAGAATGTACTGAGAGTGAATGGCTATGCTTGTTACACGCCACTCTATGTCCTTGTTACTCACCACTCTATCCCCAAACCACAACTCCTTAGTCCTTTCTCCTCTTtaacactcacacacacactctctctctctctttctgcttGTGTAATGGCAACCCTGCAGTCGCTTGCATTCTCCTCTCCAGTCTCACAGTGTCTGCAGCAACCACGCCTCCATTCAGGTAGCTCTTTTGGCTTTTTACTGCATTTTCTGTAATTCAGTTCCAAGCAGTAAACTTTACTGtggtttatgtttttattttcttggggGTCATAATTTAACTCAGTACATTAACGTTTATGTGTTGTGCTCTTGGGAAATTATAGGCGAAGGTCAAATGGGGTGAAATTGTTCGTTGGGttttgttaaagtttcaaactttgTGTCAGTTTTAGCAGTTTCCAAGTTGATGTGATCGGATATCATTTTCTCATGATGCCTATCaattaaaacactaaatttgTTAATTGGGTTTTATAAGTAACTATATGTTGCTGAACCAATCAATTTAACTAATTAGTACTTAATGATAATTATTGATAAGACCAAGTGATGGATTGTGACTTGTGAGCATAGCCATGGTACTAGCAATTGGCAAATGATGATTTATGTTCTGATTGTGTAGGGTTGTTATGTTGGGGTGTTCATAGAAGTGCAGAATCCACATTCAATGGGCAGTCTTTGCGCGTGTCTCGTCCCCAATGGGCGCCGTTAAGACGGTGTACTCAAGTGTCTAGGTCTATTACAATGATGGTCAAACCGAAAATTCAGTTCATCCAAGGAACCGATGAACAGACAATACCAGATGTGAGGCTAACCAAATCAAAAGACGGTACAAATGGCGTGGCTATTTTCAGGTTTGAGCAACCTTCTGTGTTTGACTCCTCTGGTGAGTTTGGTGACATCACTGGATTTTACATGATTGACGAAGAAGGGGTCCTTTCGTCAGTTGATGTTAACGCCAAATTTGTCAACGGAAAGCCTGCAGGAATTGAAGCAAAGTACATAATGCGTACTCCAAGAGATTGGGACAGATTCATGAGATTCATGGAACGCTACGCAAATGACAATGGCTTGAGTTTCATCAAAACATGAGGCAAATCAGGCAATGTATATCATTATCTGTTGTCTTCCTTGAATATCTTATTAGTCCACACATGTATTTTAATGCAAGTACAGCATCGTCCTTCCGCTTCAACCAATTTTTCTGCTCTTATTGAGAATTATGTCAGCATTGTGTATTTTGAGTTATAGAGGTGAGAAAGCTTAAGTTTCAAAGCCTTCTTTTAACCACGCTCTTGCAATTTGAAGAAATGATACGATGAAGGTGACAAATTAAACGATTCAGCCTATGTGTTTGACCATTTATCTTGTAG
This genomic stretch from Pyrus communis chromosome 2, drPyrComm1.1, whole genome shotgun sequence harbors:
- the LOC137726519 gene encoding photosystem II reaction center PSB28 protein, chloroplastic-like; this encodes MATLQSLAFSSPVSQCLQQPRLHSGLLCWGVHRSAESTFNGQSLRVSRPQWAPLRRCTQVSRSITMMVKPKIQFIQGTDEQTIPDVRLTKSKDGTNGVAIFRFEQPSVFDSSGEFGDITGFYMIDEEGVLSSVDVNAKFVNGKPAGIEAKYIMRTPRDWDRFMRFMERYANDNGLSFIKT
- the LOC137726180 gene encoding bifunctional TH2 protein, mitochondrial-like: MAVDEEISLARRLWAKFRKAYSVFALYSPFFVRLASSTLHSPTTFRHFISQDLHFLKAFALAYELAEDCADDDDDKNGIRDLRKRVIRRLQTHDTFVQECGFEPADEGASNDIAMNKYTDFLLATASGKIEGERSAPGKIATPFEKTKVAAYTLAALAPCIRLYAFISTEIQGFLNSDDYESHIYRTWIDTYSSQILEETALQNEDMLDRLSICLTSEELEIIENLYHQAMKLLVDNVVNQPISDQQSVVPLSRMYEFDECHLTILCDFDLACTAFDSAAILAEIAIITAPKADIDGSDQTQLARMSSADLRSTWDVLSTQYTEEFEQSVESILASNKVEEFDYEGLCNALEQLAEFERKANERVVESGVLKGLNVEDIKRAGLSLIQDGCRSFFQKIVKNENLKADVHVLSYCWCNDLIVSAFSSGDLNVLNVHSNELVYEESVTTGEIVKKMESPTEKLQAFNDILIDRKSEGKHLTVYIGGSVGDLLCLLEADIGIVIGSSSSLRRLGDHFGVSFVPLFSGLVKRQRELAEDCSSNWKPMSGILYTVSSWAEIQAFILGT